The proteins below come from a single Pseudodesulfovibrio sp. JC047 genomic window:
- a CDS encoding alpha/beta hydrolase — protein MISMMSLKKISIFFICIGILASLLFGCSAPKGEAINLMPAPAIYSDLVNPFEKEIPPPGKIFYATNRAPAKDGDLAYSSERGGVIRLGEASIKFGEEDFSWEEAKRISLLKNRTDQYPLKVQKVTEYGSLGSSLNPFIANGYDGIEAETTGQEFARQIDQQLATSVQKDIFIYVHGYKVDFNNPILVTAELWHFLGYDGAFIAYSWPATPRTLAYLSDLETAELSSYQFRAFLKYLAQHTAAERIHIIGYSAGTRVVDKALFQLTLETQNAPEGEKADLKIGHVMLIGSDMDSALFASNIRKVCWISLIISQSMFPTRTVLSVRQNGFSIGDAWDKSDGKCPRQSAISLRRIPSSTSLT, from the coding sequence TCTTCGGGTGTTCTGCGCCAAAAGGTGAAGCGATCAACCTCATGCCCGCCCCTGCCATCTATTCCGATCTGGTAAATCCATTTGAAAAGGAAATTCCGCCGCCAGGAAAAATCTTTTATGCCACCAACCGCGCACCAGCCAAAGACGGTGATCTTGCCTACAGCTCCGAACGGGGAGGCGTCATTCGACTCGGTGAAGCTTCAATAAAATTCGGTGAAGAAGATTTCAGTTGGGAAGAGGCAAAGCGTATATCACTCCTCAAGAACCGGACGGATCAATATCCCCTCAAGGTCCAAAAAGTGACTGAATACGGGAGTCTCGGATCAAGTCTCAACCCCTTCATCGCCAATGGGTATGATGGCATTGAGGCCGAAACAACCGGCCAGGAATTTGCTCGACAAATAGACCAGCAGTTGGCCACATCAGTACAAAAAGATATCTTCATTTATGTGCATGGGTACAAGGTCGATTTTAATAATCCCATCCTTGTCACGGCGGAACTCTGGCATTTTCTCGGATACGACGGAGCTTTCATCGCGTATTCCTGGCCAGCAACACCTCGGACGCTAGCGTATTTATCCGACCTTGAAACCGCAGAGCTTTCCTCATATCAATTCCGCGCCTTCCTCAAATACCTGGCACAGCACACCGCTGCCGAACGCATCCACATCATTGGATATAGTGCCGGTACTCGCGTCGTTGACAAGGCTCTTTTTCAACTGACACTGGAAACTCAAAATGCTCCGGAAGGGGAAAAAGCCGACTTGAAAATCGGCCATGTCATGCTTATTGGCAGCGACATGGACAGTGCGCTTTTTGCCTCGAATATCCGGAAGGTATGCTGGATATCGTTGATAATCTCTCAGTCTATGTTTCCGACTCGGACAGTGCTGTCAGTGCGGCAGAATGGATTTTCGATTGGGGACGCTTGGGACAAGTCCGACGGGAAATGTCCCCGGCAGTCCGCTATTTCCTTGAGAAGAATCCCAAGCTCAACCTCATTGACGTAA